A window of Rhodococcus sp. SGAir0479 contains these coding sequences:
- a CDS encoding peptidyl-tRNA hydrolase has translation MILTDDGFAARHAVLAAGYGSRPDPTDPAQVLAMPLVLHIPKIDPPARSALLAAAASATVALCLDERVGPAADGTPGPWQHAFREWTDARIRKVARRARGAQWRAAQDVDGVTVDADGAQARALVPGSVGALDPRIRKLQIGGTDLEPDEPGPTPDGVPVLWVNASLGMTVGKAAAQVGHASMILAGAMSLTRAQAWAADHYRCAVRDADEATWTALCDDVAQGRAVAVRDAGFTEVAPGSMTVIAPVG, from the coding sequence GTGATCCTGACGGACGACGGCTTCGCGGCACGTCACGCCGTGCTGGCCGCCGGGTACGGCAGCCGTCCGGACCCGACGGACCCGGCGCAGGTCCTGGCGATGCCGCTGGTGCTGCACATCCCCAAGATCGACCCGCCCGCGCGCAGCGCGCTGCTGGCGGCGGCCGCGTCGGCCACCGTCGCGCTGTGTCTCGACGAACGGGTCGGCCCCGCGGCCGACGGCACGCCCGGCCCGTGGCAGCACGCGTTCCGGGAATGGACCGACGCCCGTATCCGCAAGGTGGCCCGCAGGGCCCGCGGGGCGCAGTGGCGCGCCGCGCAGGATGTCGACGGGGTGACCGTGGACGCCGACGGCGCGCAGGCGCGGGCACTGGTGCCCGGCAGCGTCGGCGCTCTGGATCCCCGGATCAGGAAGCTGCAGATCGGCGGCACCGACCTCGAACCCGACGAGCCGGGCCCGACCCCGGATGGCGTGCCCGTGCTGTGGGTGAACGCGTCCCTGGGGATGACGGTCGGCAAGGCGGCCGCACAGGTGGGGCACGCGTCGATGATCCTGGCCGGTGCGATGTCGCTGACGCGGGCGCAGGCGTGGGCTGCGGACCACTACCGGTGCGCGGTCCGCGACGCCGACGAGGCCACGTGGACCGCTCTGTGCGACGACGTCGCGCAGGGGCGGGCCGTCGCGGTCCGCGACGCCGGATTCACCGAGGTGGCACCGGGCTCGATGACGGTGATCGCGCCCGTCGGCTGA